TTGTCTTTGGTGACAGCCCTTTTTTGTCTTTATCATGACAGTTTGTGACATCAGGCATTTACTGTAACCTCTCAACAAGTAAAGACGTGAACGCTCCAGCAGAGGAGGTGCTTTGCCTTCAGGTCTGAGCAGCGTTTAAATGCTCTGCTTTGGTAGAACAGACGTTCACAGTTGTGTCGTCTTCTTACAATAGAAATCATTTTGGATCAAAATTTGGGAATATGGACAACTCCTCAAACTTGGACATCTCAGACAAAAACTGTCAGGAAAACATCGACCAAAACCGAGCGCTGTATATTTTCTACTCTTCTGTGGTAGCGCTGGAGTTAATCTTGGGTCTTCTGCTGAATGTTACAGTTATCCATCTCTTCGTCTTCAAGCTCAAGTTCTGGAAATCTAAGACCATTGACATTTTTTTGTTCAATCTGGTCCTGGCTGATATTTTGTTGCTGATTGGATTGCCCGTAAAGGCTTATAACTTTCAGCAGTGCAGTGAACACAAGGTAGTGTGCAAAGTACAGCTCTTTCTGCAGTTTCTCAACCGAGGAGCCAGCATCGCCTTCCTGACGGTCATCTCCATTTATCGATATTATAGCGTGGTCCATCCTGGGAAGAGGAGAGTCCTGAGGATTTTGAGAATGTCGCCTCAGATTTCTGTATTAATCTGGGTGCTGCTGGGAATTTTGACCATTCCAGCCATGTTGCAAAGTTTTATCAGATGCAACATCAGTGAAAAAGATGAGGAACTCAACACCAGTGTTCTACTGAGGGAAATTGTGTTTTTTACTCAGATTTTCATCCCCTTTCTAGTTCTTGTGTATTGCTCAATACGAATTATCAGAAGACTCAAACAGAAGTCGGTGGGTGACAAGACTAAGCTCCGGAGAGCGATGTTCCTCGTCACTTCGGTGGTTTTCGTCTTTGCTGTCTGCTTCTTGCCTTATGCCATAACAAGAGCAGTGCAGCTATATAATGATGGGCACGTGATGCAAGAGGAGAAAGTTACTGTCGTTAAACTGTACGATGGGCTTATTTGTCTGTCTTATCTTAACTGTCTGCTGGATCCAATCTTGTACTGCCTGAGCAGCAGTAAATTTAAGAAGTTATACATATCAATGTATATATCATTTTTTCTGGAGTTTGTACTGGATGAGGTTCAAGATGATAGTGAGTATGTTTTggccaagtaaaaaaaaaaaacgaaaaaaaaaaaccaagatcCTTTGAAAAGGATGTTGGGGGAATTTCAATCAGTTGcttgtaattgcattttaatacattttgaatagtATATGGGTAGTTGACACATACAGTATCATgtacaagatttatttattaaaaaaaataaatttataggCTTAAAAATTATAGGAATGtataaatgacagaaatgtatattttaggcACTGTGaccattttaaatcacatttgttttctgcCTTCTCTAGTTCATTTTAATTGGCACAGATTGTGACAGATGTACAAATAGTCCATGCAGTCATTATGAATTCAGcgcatgacccctttaacaataaataaaatgatataggGTCATGATAGCTAATGACATAACAATTagccatatgcttttaaaaatagttttagatgaAGTAGCATTTCACACTGAAGCatgttaattcattttttaattcaccCCCTGTTTACGTGTCTTGCTTATATTGGAGTTTCTGATGGGAGAGATTTACATCTGTAAATGTGAATAATGATTTGTAGTCTGGAAACTAGAAACGCATGATTTAAGAAACTTCTCTGTCAGGCACAGAGGATGAAATGTGGAAGATGTCatgttttaattgcatttcaGAATTTTTGAATGTATAATTATGATTTGATTACTGATATGTAGAGAACATGGTAtctcaaattaaattttatttccatGCTATTGTAAATATAACTTTGTCTAAAGTCTATAAACATAAAGGACTTCTTGATTCCTACCATTGGTGTTATTAGTTGCCAGAGCCTCTGACTCATTCTCAATCTCACCAGAACATGTGGCTTTGGTTGAGCTTTCCTCGAAGGCATCTAAAGCAGCAGGTTTTGGAGGAATAGCACCTGAAAAGCTCGGAGGTGTCTGGACTTGCCAGTGCGCTAAGAATGTCGGAGATAAAATCTGtcctgaaagaaaaaagtaaagttCTGTAATGAAGAAAAAGAGTGGTGCATTTAGAACTAAAAACTTTACCTTTAATTACCAGTTATGTAAGAGTTTCTCCAAACGTACCTGGACTGATAAGAGAGAGCAA
This portion of the Cyprinus carpio isolate SPL01 chromosome A20, ASM1834038v1, whole genome shotgun sequence genome encodes:
- the LOC109085172 gene encoding 12-(S)-hydroxy-5,8,10,14-eicosatetraenoic acid receptor-like, with translation MDNSSNLDISDKNCQENIDQNRALYIFYSSVVALELILGLLLNVTVIHLFVFKLKFWKSKTIDIFLFNLVLADILLLIGLPVKAYNFQQCSEHKVVCKVQLFLQFLNRGASIAFLTVISIYRYYSVVHPGKRRVLRILRMSPQISVLIWVLLGILTIPAMLQSFIRCNISEKDEELNTSVLLREIVFFTQIFIPFLVLVYCSIRIIRRLKQKSVGDKTKLRRAMFLVTSVVFVFAVCFLPYAITRAVQLYNDGHVMQEEKVTVVKLYDGLICLSYLNCLLDPILYCLSSSKFKKLYISMYISFFLEFVLDEVQDDSEYVLAK